A single genomic interval of Lathyrus oleraceus cultivar Zhongwan6 chromosome 7, CAAS_Psat_ZW6_1.0, whole genome shotgun sequence harbors:
- the LOC127104384 gene encoding uncharacterized protein LOC127104384: MTFPRSHFQGTHDSEADPSRITHVNDVALDDMDVDEALEDAVISYVNMDARENGALSRRPQESGHAFRAKHNIARNFKNNMMMAKSRLPHPFTYRHCNARLFHHESRDTCCNGGKVSFSRVDTPIELQQLFLDGSAEGKYFRQHIRSYNHVLSFTSIGVHVDENILASGRGIYTFRAQGAFYHNIGGFYPNEGVRPRFLQLYIYDTDNELHNRMQEYP, from the exons ATGACTTTTCCAAGATCACACTTTCAAGGAACTCATGACAGTGAAGCCGACCCAAGTAGAATTACACATGTTAATGATGTTGCACTTG ATGATATGGATGTTGATGAAGCTTTGGAGGATGCAGTAATATCATATGTTAACATGGATGCCAGAGAAAATGGTGCATTATCACGTCGTCCTCAAG AATCAGGACATGCTTTTCGAGCAAAGCACAATATTGCTcgaaatttcaaaaataatatGATGATGGCAAAATCCCGATTGCCTCATCCATTTACCTATAGACACTGCAATGCAAGATTGTTTCATCATGAATCACGTGACACGTGTTGTAATGGTGGAAAGGTATCATTCTCACGAGTTGATACTCCTATAGAATTGCAACAATTATTTTTGGATGGTTCAGCTGAAGGAAAATATTTTAGGCAACATATTCGAAGTTATAACCATGTGCTTTCATTCACTTCAATTGGTGTTCATGTTGATGAGAATATTCTTGCATCTGGTCGTGGTATATACACATTTCGTGCTCAAGGTGCTTTTTACCATAACATAGGAGGTTTCTATCCAAATGAGGGTGTCAGACCGCGTTTCTTACAACTATACATCTACGACACCGATAATGAGCTACATAATAGAATGCAGGAATATCCATAA